A DNA window from Buttiauxella agrestis contains the following coding sequences:
- the flgE gene encoding flagellar hook protein FlgE — protein sequence MGFSQAVSGLNAAATNLDVIGNNIANSATYGFKSGSVSFADMFAGSKVGLGVKVAGITQDFNDGTTTNTGRGLDVAISQNGFFRLVDTNGSVYYSRNGQFKLDENRNLVNMQGMQLTGYPATGTPPTIQEGANPVGLSVPNTLMAAKLTTQASMQINLNSSDKVPEVSPFDATNSATYNKKGSITVFDSLGNTHDMNVFYVKTADNKWDMYTQDSSVAKSPAVRAGAINFNANGTIDNVTTPDPANPGQVLTSTTPQFNIQTGALNGAPAVNFTFSLLNSMQQNTGSNNIVAANQDGYKPGDLVSYQINEDGSIVGNYSNEQTQLLGQIVLSNFANPEGLSSEGNNVWSASNASGVALLGTAGSGNFGTLTNGALESSNVDLSKELVNMIVAQRNYQSNAQTIKTQDQILNTLVNLR from the coding sequence ATGGGCTTTTCTCAAGCGGTCAGCGGCCTGAATGCTGCGGCCACCAACCTGGATGTGATTGGTAACAACATTGCCAACTCCGCCACCTACGGTTTTAAGTCCGGCAGCGTTTCGTTTGCCGATATGTTTGCAGGCTCGAAAGTGGGCCTGGGCGTAAAAGTTGCGGGTATCACCCAGGACTTTAACGACGGTACTACAACCAATACCGGGCGCGGCCTGGATGTGGCTATCAGCCAGAATGGTTTCTTCCGCCTGGTCGATACCAACGGTTCTGTTTATTACAGCCGTAACGGCCAGTTCAAACTGGATGAAAACCGTAATCTGGTGAACATGCAGGGAATGCAACTGACGGGTTATCCGGCGACCGGTACTCCGCCAACCATTCAGGAAGGGGCGAACCCGGTGGGGCTGTCTGTTCCTAATACCCTGATGGCGGCGAAACTGACGACTCAGGCTTCGATGCAAATCAACCTGAACTCCTCAGACAAAGTGCCTGAAGTGAGTCCTTTTGATGCCACAAACTCAGCAACGTATAACAAAAAAGGCTCGATCACCGTTTTTGATTCACTGGGTAACACCCATGACATGAACGTGTTCTACGTGAAAACCGCTGACAACAAATGGGATATGTACACCCAGGACAGCAGCGTTGCCAAGTCTCCAGCGGTACGTGCGGGGGCGATTAACTTTAATGCCAATGGCACCATTGATAACGTCACCACGCCAGATCCAGCCAACCCGGGTCAGGTTCTCACCAGTACCACGCCGCAGTTCAACATCCAGACAGGCGCACTGAATGGTGCACCGGCGGTGAATTTCACCTTCAGCCTGTTGAACTCCATGCAGCAGAACACCGGCTCCAACAACATCGTGGCGGCAAACCAGGATGGCTATAAGCCAGGTGACCTGGTGAGCTATCAGATTAACGAAGACGGCAGCATTGTGGGTAATTACTCCAACGAGCAAACCCAGCTGTTAGGCCAGATTGTTCTGTCCAACTTTGCAAACCCGGAAGGTCTGTCTTCTGAAGGTAACAACGTGTGGTCTGCGTCCAATGCTTCAGGTGTTGCCCTGCTGGGGACGGCGGGTTCCGGTAACTTCGGCACGCTGACCAACGGTGCGCTGGAGTCCTCGAACGTCGATCTGAGTAAAGAACTGGTCAATATGATTGTCGCGCAGCGTAACTATCAGTCCAACGCACAGACCATCAAAACCCAGGACCAGATCCTCAACACCCTGGTTAACCTGCGCTAA
- the xdhB gene encoding xanthine dehydrogenase FAD-binding subunit XdhB, which produces MYDIERYHHAESVAHAVALLAEDEQARLLAGGTDVLIQLHHLNPRYRHIVDIHDLPELRGVTGNDHGVIRIGSGTTFSELIEHPLVQQHLPALAASASVIAGPQIRNVATYGGNICNGATSADSACPSLIYEAELEIATPQGTRFASINGFHTGPGKVALAAGEVLVAFHFKPENYRNKGAASFKYAMRDAMDISTIGCSALCEIAAGRFREIKLAFGVAAPTPVRCAHAEHAAVGQPLTHQTLAAIAEAVTQDVSPRTSWRAEKSFRLHLISTLAKRVIEQAVKQAGGAIQ; this is translated from the coding sequence ATGTATGACATTGAACGTTACCACCACGCCGAGAGCGTCGCACACGCGGTGGCTCTGCTGGCAGAAGACGAGCAGGCCCGCTTACTGGCGGGCGGAACAGATGTATTGATTCAACTCCACCATCTCAACCCGCGTTATCGCCATATCGTCGATATTCATGATTTACCCGAATTACGCGGCGTGACAGGTAACGACCACGGCGTTATTCGCATTGGTTCCGGCACCACTTTTAGCGAACTCATCGAACATCCTTTGGTGCAACAACACCTTCCGGCGCTGGCTGCATCGGCCTCGGTTATCGCAGGGCCGCAAATCCGTAATGTCGCCACCTATGGCGGTAACATTTGCAACGGCGCAACCAGTGCCGATTCTGCCTGCCCATCGCTGATTTACGAAGCCGAACTGGAGATTGCCACCCCACAAGGAACCCGTTTTGCCTCAATTAACGGTTTCCATACCGGGCCTGGGAAAGTGGCATTAGCCGCCGGAGAAGTGCTGGTGGCCTTCCATTTCAAGCCAGAAAACTACCGCAACAAAGGGGCGGCAAGTTTCAAATATGCGATGCGCGACGCGATGGACATTTCCACTATTGGCTGTAGTGCTTTGTGTGAAATAGCGGCGGGCCGTTTCCGGGAAATCAAACTCGCCTTCGGGGTTGCCGCGCCCACGCCGGTACGTTGTGCGCATGCCGAACACGCCGCGGTCGGGCAACCGTTAACCCACCAAACCCTGGCGGCTATCGCAGAAGCAGTCACGCAAGATGTGTCACCCAGAACCTCCTGGCGTGCTGAAAAATCATTCCGTTTACACCTGATTAGCACGCTGGCAAAACGCGTTATCGAACAGGCGGTGAAACAGGCTGGAGGAGCCATTCAATGA
- the flgN gene encoding flagella biosynthesis chaperone FlgN yields MNRLLEVMDQMTVVLNSLKEVMDAEQQQLSAGHVNGSTLQRITEDKSSLLATLDYLEQLRRAEQNAHNTSSTDISQRWQTITQKTQHLRDINQHNGWLLEDQLARNEEALAVLKPHQEPNLYGADGQATTVSRGGNKKITI; encoded by the coding sequence ATGAATCGTCTGTTAGAAGTGATGGATCAAATGACTGTGGTGCTCAACTCTCTCAAAGAGGTGATGGACGCCGAGCAGCAACAATTATCCGCAGGCCATGTAAATGGCAGTACATTACAGCGTATTACCGAAGATAAAAGCTCGTTGCTGGCAACGCTTGATTATCTCGAGCAGCTTCGCCGTGCCGAACAGAATGCACATAACACAAGCAGCACGGATATCAGCCAGCGTTGGCAGACGATTACGCAAAAAACGCAGCATTTACGTGATATCAATCAGCACAACGGTTGGCTATTAGAAGATCAGCTGGCGCGCAATGAAGAAGCGCTGGCAGTGCTCAAGCCACATCAGGAACCGAATCTATACGGTGCTGACGGGCAAGCGACGACGGTGAGTCGTGGCGGCAATAAAAAAATAACGATTTAG
- the xdhA gene encoding xanthine dehydrogenase molybdenum-binding subunit XdhA produces the protein MGKTPLGLPCLRVDALAKVTGQARYTDDIPMTGMCYAKYVRSPIAHGYARAIDYRATLEIPGVVAVFTWEDVPDIAFATAGHAWTLDPAKQDVADRCLLTQHVRHFGDAVAIVVARDELTAEKAAETVEVSWEELSVITSPEAALADDAPAIHAGGNLLKRSEAATNNPAAAMQAADHQFSGRFKTPIVQHCHMEGVTCFAWMEQPDRITIISSTQIPHIVRRIVAQALNMSWSKIRVIKPYIGGGFGNKQDVLEEPMAAFLTLKLGGIPVKVLISREECFFASRTRHAFRIDAKMGVTFDGVLKGFSLDVLSNTGAYASHGHSIAAAAGSKISWLYPRSAYGFQATTVYTNLPSAGAMRGYGAPQVVFAVESLLDDAAVALNIDPVDIRLLNAAREGDINTLYNRPIHSAGLIECLKQGRERFGWDERKAACLQTHGDVRRGVGVACFSYTSNTWPVGVEIASVRLVLNQDGIINLQSGATEVGQGADTVFAQMVAQTIGMPFDMVHTISTQDTDITPFDPGAFASRQSYVTAPALREAAQILRQKILQHAALMLHLPEMKLTIINGNIVLEMRPEQALISVAELAMHTFYHPELGGQLSAESSFKTQTNPPTYGCTFVDVTVDIPLCKVTINRILNLHDSGQILNPTLAEGQVHGGMGMGIGWALFEEIIVDEQSGVVRNPNLLDYKMPTMPDLPTLECAFVETDEPQSAYGHKALGEPPIISPAAAIRNAVRMATGVAINTLPLTPKRLFQEFVEAGLIKG, from the coding sequence ATGGGTAAAACACCATTAGGATTGCCCTGCTTGCGAGTTGATGCGCTTGCCAAAGTCACCGGGCAAGCCAGATACACCGACGATATACCAATGACTGGCATGTGCTATGCCAAATACGTTCGCAGCCCCATCGCACACGGATATGCCCGTGCCATTGACTACCGCGCCACGCTTGAAATTCCTGGTGTCGTAGCCGTCTTTACCTGGGAAGATGTGCCGGATATCGCTTTCGCCACAGCGGGCCATGCCTGGACACTCGACCCGGCCAAACAGGACGTTGCCGATCGCTGCTTGCTAACGCAACACGTGCGGCATTTCGGCGATGCCGTAGCAATTGTCGTGGCGCGTGATGAACTTACGGCGGAAAAAGCCGCTGAAACGGTGGAGGTCAGTTGGGAAGAATTGTCCGTTATCACCTCGCCCGAAGCGGCGCTGGCCGACGATGCCCCCGCGATTCATGCAGGCGGCAATCTGCTCAAACGCAGCGAAGCGGCAACTAACAACCCTGCTGCCGCCATGCAGGCTGCGGATCACCAGTTCTCAGGCCGCTTTAAAACGCCTATTGTGCAACACTGCCATATGGAAGGCGTCACCTGCTTTGCCTGGATGGAACAGCCCGACCGCATCACTATTATCTCCAGCACGCAAATCCCGCATATCGTGCGCCGCATTGTCGCGCAGGCACTCAACATGTCGTGGTCAAAAATACGCGTCATCAAACCCTATATTGGCGGCGGGTTTGGCAATAAACAGGATGTGCTGGAAGAGCCAATGGCCGCCTTTTTGACGCTAAAACTGGGTGGCATTCCGGTCAAAGTGTTGATCAGCCGTGAAGAGTGTTTCTTTGCCTCGCGTACCCGCCATGCATTTCGGATTGATGCAAAAATGGGGGTCACATTTGATGGCGTTCTAAAAGGTTTCAGTTTAGATGTGTTGTCCAATACCGGTGCGTATGCCTCGCACGGGCACTCCATTGCTGCCGCCGCAGGAAGCAAAATTTCCTGGCTCTACCCCCGCAGCGCCTATGGTTTCCAGGCAACAACCGTCTACACCAATCTCCCCTCTGCCGGAGCCATGCGTGGCTATGGCGCGCCGCAGGTGGTTTTCGCGGTGGAGTCCTTACTGGATGATGCCGCCGTCGCGTTAAACATCGACCCGGTAGACATCCGTTTACTCAATGCCGCCCGCGAAGGCGATATCAATACGTTGTACAACAGGCCGATACACAGCGCCGGTTTGATTGAGTGCCTTAAACAAGGGCGTGAACGCTTCGGCTGGGACGAGCGCAAAGCGGCGTGTCTGCAAACTCACGGCGACGTTCGCCGTGGCGTTGGCGTGGCCTGTTTTAGCTATACCTCCAACACCTGGCCGGTTGGCGTCGAAATTGCCAGCGTGCGCTTAGTGCTCAACCAGGACGGAATCATCAATCTACAAAGCGGAGCCACGGAAGTTGGGCAAGGTGCCGATACCGTCTTTGCGCAAATGGTCGCCCAAACCATCGGCATGCCCTTCGACATGGTCCACACGATTTCCACGCAGGACACGGACATCACGCCTTTTGACCCTGGCGCATTTGCTTCGCGCCAAAGCTATGTCACCGCACCCGCTTTGCGCGAAGCCGCACAAATTTTAAGGCAAAAAATCCTCCAGCACGCGGCGTTAATGCTGCATCTGCCCGAAATGAAGCTGACAATTATCAATGGCAATATTGTGCTGGAGATGCGCCCGGAACAGGCACTGATCAGCGTGGCTGAACTGGCGATGCACACCTTTTATCATCCCGAACTGGGCGGCCAACTTTCGGCAGAATCCTCCTTTAAAACCCAGACGAATCCGCCGACCTACGGCTGCACATTTGTTGATGTCACCGTCGATATTCCCCTGTGCAAAGTCACCATCAACCGCATCTTAAACCTGCATGATTCCGGGCAAATACTTAACCCGACGCTGGCTGAAGGACAGGTTCATGGCGGTATGGGGATGGGTATTGGCTGGGCGCTGTTTGAAGAGATCATCGTCGATGAGCAAAGCGGCGTGGTGCGTAACCCCAATCTGCTGGATTACAAAATGCCGACCATGCCCGATTTACCGACGCTGGAGTGCGCCTTTGTGGAAACTGACGAACCGCAGTCAGCTTACGGCCATAAAGCACTGGGCGAACCGCCGATTATCTCCCCTGCCGCCGCGATTCGTAACGCAGTGCGCATGGCGACGGGTGTTGCCATCAACACGCTTCCCCTGACGCCAAAACGCCTGTTTCAGGAGTTTGTCGAGGCCGGGCTGATAAAAGGATAA
- the flgB gene encoding flagellar basal body rod protein FlgB yields the protein MLDKLDASLRFQQEAINLRAQRQEILAANIANADTPGYQARDIDFASEMKKVMERGRAEGSGVALALTSARHIPAATQTTPSLDLLYRVPDQPSMDGNTVDMDRERTQFADNSLKYQSDLTVLGGQIKGMMSVLQQGG from the coding sequence ATGCTAGACAAACTGGATGCTTCACTGCGATTTCAGCAAGAAGCGATTAATTTGCGTGCCCAGCGTCAGGAAATTCTGGCCGCAAATATCGCCAATGCGGATACCCCGGGCTATCAGGCTCGCGATATTGATTTTGCCAGTGAAATGAAAAAAGTGATGGAAAGAGGCCGTGCCGAAGGCAGCGGTGTTGCGCTCGCGCTCACCTCCGCACGCCATATTCCGGCGGCGACACAAACAACACCTTCTCTTGATCTCCTCTACCGCGTTCCTGACCAGCCATCTATGGATGGCAACACCGTCGATATGGACCGCGAACGTACGCAATTTGCCGATAACAGCCTGAAATATCAATCCGATCTCACGGTCCTCGGCGGCCAAATCAAGGGCATGATGTCTGTGCTGCAACAGGGTGGCTAA
- the flgM gene encoding flagellar biosynthesis anti-sigma factor FlgM codes for MSIDRTSPLKPVSTVQPRETSEAPLQKSRLEKSTTPNSTNVTLSDAQAKLVQPGSGDINMERVEALKTAIRNGELKMDTGKIADALIQEAQSYILSK; via the coding sequence ATGAGTATTGATCGCACATCTCCTTTGAAACCGGTAAGCACCGTACAACCGCGTGAAACGTCAGAAGCTCCGCTCCAAAAGAGCCGTCTGGAAAAGAGCACGACACCAAACAGCACCAATGTGACACTCAGCGATGCGCAGGCGAAGTTAGTCCAGCCGGGCAGCGGTGATATCAATATGGAACGCGTTGAAGCACTCAAAACTGCTATCCGCAATGGTGAGCTAAAAATGGATACCGGCAAAATCGCCGATGCACTCATCCAGGAAGCTCAGAGCTATATATTGAGTAAATAA
- the flgC gene encoding flagellar basal body rod protein FlgC translates to MALLNIFDIAGSAMTAQSKRMNVAASNLANADSATGPDGQPYRAKQVIFQVDAAPGAETGGVKVTGIQESQEQDKLVFQPGNPLADAKGYVRMPNVDVVGEMVNSMSASRSYQANVEVLNTVKSMMLKTLTLGQ, encoded by the coding sequence ATGGCATTACTGAATATTTTTGATATTGCCGGTTCGGCAATGACGGCGCAGTCCAAGCGGATGAACGTGGCGGCGAGTAACCTGGCTAACGCAGATAGCGCCACTGGCCCGGACGGCCAACCTTATCGCGCTAAGCAGGTTATTTTCCAGGTCGATGCCGCTCCGGGTGCTGAAACGGGTGGCGTAAAGGTGACGGGTATTCAGGAAAGCCAGGAGCAGGACAAACTGGTGTTCCAACCGGGGAACCCGCTGGCCGATGCCAAAGGTTATGTGCGGATGCCAAACGTGGACGTAGTGGGTGAGATGGTCAACAGCATGTCGGCGTCACGCAGCTATCAGGCCAACGTTGAAGTGCTCAACACCGTGAAAAGCATGATGTTGAAAACCCTGACTTTGGGTCAGTAA
- the flgA gene encoding flagellar basal body P-ring formation chaperone FlgA, producing the protein MAGLKTWSTIALLLACPQAFASILDAPLTQFFQQRLVGISNEVSVIVKTPDAQLPPCPLPDFSMPGNGRLWGNVSVLARCGNEKRYIQAEVQATGNYVVAALALPRGTVINESQVQLKRGRLDQLPPRAMLDINQASSAVTLRDIAPNQPIMLSMVRQSWRVKAGQRVQVVAAGEGFSVNSEGKALNNAAVAQNARVRMDSGQIVSGVVGTDGNILINL; encoded by the coding sequence ATGGCTGGACTAAAAACCTGGAGCACAATTGCCCTTTTACTGGCCTGCCCGCAGGCTTTCGCCAGTATTCTGGACGCACCATTGACCCAGTTTTTTCAGCAACGTCTGGTGGGTATAAGCAATGAAGTGTCGGTGATTGTAAAAACGCCGGATGCACAATTGCCTCCCTGCCCACTTCCCGATTTTTCGATGCCGGGCAATGGTCGTTTATGGGGCAATGTGAGCGTTCTGGCACGATGCGGAAACGAGAAGCGCTATATTCAGGCAGAAGTGCAAGCTACCGGGAACTACGTGGTGGCAGCGCTTGCACTGCCGCGTGGCACGGTGATCAATGAAAGTCAGGTGCAGCTCAAGCGTGGGCGTTTAGACCAATTGCCTCCGCGTGCAATGCTGGATATCAACCAGGCCAGCAGTGCTGTAACGCTGCGTGATATCGCCCCCAATCAGCCCATTATGTTGTCCATGGTACGCCAGTCCTGGCGTGTGAAAGCCGGACAGCGAGTGCAAGTCGTCGCCGCAGGGGAAGGTTTTAGCGTGAACAGCGAAGGCAAAGCGCTGAATAATGCGGCGGTGGCGCAGAATGCGCGAGTACGAATGGATTCTGGTCAGATTGTGAGCGGCGTCGTCGGCACTGATGGGAATATTCTGATTAATCTATAA
- the flgD gene encoding flagellar hook assembly protein FlgD: MGIAVNMNDTTTSGVNTLSGNSSITGNNAADLQSSFLTLLVAQLKNQDPTNPLQNNELTTQLAQISTVSGIEKLNTTLGSVSGQLTNNQSVQASALIGHGVMIPGSKILAGSEATTPFGVELQQGADKVTATITDNTGKVVRTLDIGALSAGVHTFTWDGTATDGTTVPDGAYNVAINASNGGTQLVAQPLNFALVNGVTLSNGKTLLDLGTYGTSTLDDIRQII, encoded by the coding sequence ATGGGCATCGCCGTTAATATGAACGACACCACGACCAGTGGTGTTAATACTTTATCGGGTAATAGCAGCATTACCGGGAACAATGCAGCCGATCTACAGAGTAGCTTTTTGACGCTGCTCGTTGCGCAGTTGAAAAACCAGGACCCGACCAACCCTCTGCAAAACAACGAACTGACTACCCAGCTGGCGCAAATCAGCACCGTGAGCGGCATTGAAAAACTCAACACCACGCTCGGTTCTGTGTCTGGTCAGTTGACCAATAACCAGTCTGTGCAGGCCAGCGCTCTGATTGGCCATGGCGTGATGATCCCTGGTTCGAAAATTTTGGCGGGCAGTGAAGCGACCACGCCGTTTGGTGTTGAGTTGCAACAGGGGGCGGATAAAGTCACCGCAACCATCACCGATAACACCGGCAAAGTGGTTCGTACGCTCGATATTGGTGCGCTTAGTGCAGGGGTTCATACCTTCACGTGGGATGGCACCGCGACCGATGGGACGACAGTGCCGGACGGCGCTTATAACGTTGCCATCAATGCCAGTAATGGCGGGACACAACTGGTTGCTCAACCGCTGAATTTTGCGTTGGTCAACGGTGTCACGCTCAGTAACGGCAAGACCTTGCTCGACCTCGGTACTTACGGCACCTCAACCCTCGACGATATCAGGCAGATTATCTAA